A stretch of Blastocatellia bacterium DNA encodes these proteins:
- a CDS encoding S41 family peptidase, translating to MRRTFGIAIAFFLILPLTPRRPEERSPNEQTILADFAEALTIIDENYVEKIDYESVVKAAILGMLHTLDPHSNFYDKREFARFRIEQMSQYYGIGATIGARNGKVYILAPFENTPAHRAGLRYGDQIVAINGESTEGWPSAQVSERLRGPRGTTVEVRILRAGEREPRTVRIVRDAIPLPSIVNAYVIRPGVGYIALSRGFNTTTDEELQNALAELQAQGATRLILDLRSNPGGFLEQAVRVADRFLAAGQLILTQKSRTGRRQAERQYYAQNGNPNLMPLVILVNRGTASASEIVAGAIQEHDRGLIVGEPTFGKALVQTIIPLPFGTGLTLSTAKYLLPSGRFIQRSYLGLSYHSYYAQRRGGETPTQPQGPGFRTDTGREVYGGGGITPDVVVPAVTLTREQSALLGPIFAFARELVAGLIPGLERYRVSGITFRHILKPGEYRITDEVIEAFKKYLHEHRSEFRLNPKTVDENREFVRNYIRYEVVTAAYGIETAAQVLNEIDLQLLKAVEVMPRAVELAESYRQRVAK from the coding sequence GTGAGACGAACGTTTGGGATCGCGATCGCCTTCTTTCTCATTCTTCCCCTCACACCGCGTCGGCCGGAGGAACGCTCGCCGAACGAGCAGACGATCTTGGCCGATTTCGCAGAGGCGCTCACCATCATTGACGAGAATTACGTGGAGAAGATTGATTACGAGAGCGTGGTGAAAGCAGCAATCCTGGGAATGCTGCACACGCTCGACCCGCACTCGAATTTCTATGACAAGCGGGAATTCGCGCGATTCCGGATCGAGCAAATGAGCCAGTACTACGGCATCGGAGCGACTATTGGCGCGCGCAATGGCAAGGTGTATATCCTGGCACCTTTTGAGAACACACCGGCACATCGGGCTGGATTGCGTTACGGGGATCAAATCGTCGCCATTAATGGGGAATCCACGGAGGGATGGCCTTCCGCTCAAGTCTCTGAGCGCTTGCGTGGGCCGCGGGGAACGACGGTCGAAGTGCGCATCCTGCGTGCCGGAGAGCGGGAACCTCGTACGGTTCGCATCGTGCGCGACGCCATTCCGTTACCGAGCATCGTCAATGCGTACGTGATTCGTCCGGGGGTCGGATACATCGCCCTCTCGCGCGGATTCAATACTACGACGGATGAAGAGTTACAAAACGCGCTCGCTGAGTTGCAAGCACAAGGGGCGACTCGTCTCATCCTCGATCTCCGAAGTAATCCTGGAGGTTTTCTGGAGCAGGCTGTGCGCGTCGCTGACCGCTTTCTAGCGGCCGGTCAGTTGATCCTCACGCAGAAGAGTCGGACCGGTCGTCGTCAGGCCGAGCGGCAATACTATGCGCAGAACGGGAATCCGAATCTCATGCCTTTGGTGATCTTGGTGAATCGAGGCACAGCCTCGGCTTCGGAGATCGTGGCGGGAGCGATCCAAGAGCATGATCGTGGACTCATTGTGGGAGAGCCTACGTTCGGCAAGGCATTGGTGCAGACGATCATCCCCCTCCCGTTCGGAACGGGACTGACGTTGAGCACAGCCAAATATCTGCTGCCGAGCGGACGGTTCATTCAGCGCAGTTATCTGGGGCTCTCATATCACAGCTATTATGCTCAACGGCGAGGGGGTGAGACGCCGACTCAGCCTCAGGGACCGGGTTTTCGCACGGATACCGGCCGCGAGGTCTATGGCGGCGGCGGGATCACTCCTGACGTCGTCGTGCCGGCGGTGACGCTCACGCGCGAACAGTCAGCCCTCTTGGGGCCGATCTTCGCTTTCGCACGCGAGCTTGTGGCTGGACTCATTCCCGGGTTGGAGCGGTATCGCGTTTCCGGGATTACGTTTCGTCATATCCTCAAGCCAGGGGAATATCGCATCACTGACGAAGTGATCGAGGCGTTCAAGAAATATCTGCACGAGCACAGGAGCGAATTCCGCTTGAATCCGAAGACGGTGGACGAAAACCGCGAGTTCGTGCGGAACTACATCCGCTATGAAGTCGTCACGGCAGCCTACGGGATCGAGACGGCCGCACAAGTGCTCAACGAGATTGACCTACAGTTGCTCAAGGCCGTCGAGGTCATGCCGAGGGCTGTGGAATTGGCTGAGAGTTACCGGCAGCGGGTAGCGAAATAG
- a CDS encoding carboxypeptidase-like regulatory domain-containing protein produces the protein MNRFLLVLLLSSSAFGAGQMSAGRLSGVVTDSRGAVIPGATVIAVRANAEPILTSTNEAGRYTFTSLIPGRYTLTVEMRGFKRATVSDILIEVGSAVVRDVVLEPGELTEEITVTAESQPVVEIGKGPSLGDVVDARRLLDLPLNGRNPLDLIQLQAGVVGSNVSGTRTTSNNIRVDGIQAQDNFIQEPINVSMIPLSVDDVAEFRVTISPVDVEYGRGAGAQVDVITPSGTNELHGSLFEFHRNTVLNANSFFNNAIPRRADGSEVAPRDVLLRHQFGFRVSGPIRKNRTFFFGAYEGLRESTGQTVTRVVLTEPARRGLFRYFPNVPNGHAASANPTVDFQGNPRPPAGMTLADLRALDLFSLDVRRAQPDQTGLIRRLLEAIPLPNDFTVGDGLNTAGYTFFAPIRTVSDQFTLRIDHVFTDRHRLYGVYRFQDFAIRGVIAPGEGLQTFPGLGVGGQTFRAQSFSGTLISAFTPTFINEFRAGFQRTPIRFVPPEEGGLAALGARLPRLQGVPVSLVFGAFSNPINNFEQQQRVTPVYQYTDTVTWIRGNHEFRGGIEVRFIQANSRDTAGVRPVVSLGEAPASQVPLPREVNPNNAALARAILYDLTGSIARVEQQYRTPDGRTLLPFQAEHFGFRHRQVNLFFGDSWRLRRTLTLIYGVRYEYNTVPFEVNGLLVQPTLGPGHTRFAAALGISHRTGTWVDLFQPSAPVTDPRAIGPVGFELVGPGRPNPLFGDDRNNVAPAFGLAWSPRTRLWGLRHLLGRETQSVLRGGYYIGYEAFPLVLFAQFSRFNPGISTSAFLVPAATAEAVSRLDNPIGLTLPVPLSDTRALRPPDFQRRDSGFFIDENMRSPYVQTWNLSWQRELDRDTVLELRYVGTKGTKLVRTANLNEINIIENGLRDDFTLLREELLRSGDPMGFTPLRFPNPAGPLARIFRTPGRFLNIFGARNDLLLGNYVLIAFNIDRQVFQGAQGGWLALAGLPVNFISANPQFASVLYMSNFSNSTYHAAQIEVRRRFARGLQFQANYTFSRALGDGTDDGTDQFAFSSNFRTNRNRRIEKRRLVFDREHVLKVNAIYELPVGPGRKFLARPRGWFGKLLEGWQVAGIFLVYSGAPRTFSAGRFTLFGAGGLNVVPPNPAPGFEVRGFSGTVTRLPDGVTFLPGVTNPFQDPFGFNRMVLDKTGRIILLTPEPGTAGTLGAGTFTDPGQVYFDGSLLKRTRVAERWSVEFRAEFFNLFNNVNFSGPNLNIQSPSFGRISAQANSPRVIQFALRVSF, from the coding sequence ATGAACAGGTTCCTCTTGGTGCTTCTGTTGAGTTCCTCAGCTTTCGGCGCCGGCCAGATGAGCGCAGGACGCCTCTCGGGCGTGGTCACCGATTCGCGAGGAGCGGTCATCCCCGGCGCTACGGTCATCGCTGTGCGAGCTAACGCCGAACCAATCCTGACCTCCACTAACGAAGCCGGGCGATACACGTTCACCAGCTTGATTCCCGGTCGCTATACGCTCACAGTGGAAATGCGGGGATTCAAACGCGCGACCGTGAGCGATATTCTCATCGAGGTCGGCAGCGCGGTCGTACGCGATGTCGTGCTCGAACCGGGCGAGCTCACCGAAGAGATCACGGTCACGGCGGAGAGCCAACCCGTCGTGGAGATAGGCAAAGGGCCCTCACTGGGCGACGTCGTAGATGCACGCCGATTGCTCGATCTTCCATTGAACGGACGGAACCCGCTCGATCTCATCCAATTGCAAGCCGGAGTCGTCGGCAGCAATGTCTCCGGAACACGCACCACTTCGAACAACATTCGCGTAGATGGGATTCAAGCGCAAGACAATTTCATCCAGGAGCCGATCAATGTTTCTATGATCCCGCTCTCGGTGGATGACGTCGCTGAGTTTCGCGTGACAATATCGCCGGTGGATGTGGAGTACGGGCGCGGAGCCGGAGCGCAGGTGGATGTCATCACCCCTTCGGGGACGAACGAGCTTCACGGCAGTCTCTTCGAGTTTCATCGCAATACAGTGCTGAATGCCAACAGTTTCTTCAATAACGCCATTCCACGTCGTGCTGATGGTTCCGAGGTCGCCCCGCGCGATGTCCTGTTGCGCCATCAGTTCGGCTTTCGTGTGAGCGGACCGATTCGCAAAAACCGCACGTTCTTCTTCGGCGCCTACGAAGGGCTGCGGGAGAGCACGGGGCAGACCGTGACGCGCGTGGTCCTGACCGAGCCAGCGCGACGCGGCCTCTTTCGATATTTCCCGAACGTTCCCAACGGACATGCAGCGAGTGCGAATCCGACGGTGGATTTTCAAGGGAATCCTCGACCGCCAGCTGGAATGACGCTCGCCGACCTGCGTGCGCTCGATCTCTTCTCATTGGACGTGCGCCGCGCGCAGCCGGATCAAACGGGATTGATCCGACGGTTGTTGGAGGCGATTCCCCTGCCGAACGACTTCACTGTCGGCGATGGGTTGAATACGGCGGGCTATACCTTCTTCGCACCGATTCGTACGGTCTCGGATCAGTTCACCCTTCGCATTGATCATGTGTTCACGGATCGGCATCGTTTGTATGGCGTCTATCGCTTCCAAGATTTCGCTATTCGTGGCGTGATCGCGCCGGGCGAAGGGTTGCAAACCTTCCCGGGATTGGGCGTGGGAGGGCAGACATTCCGCGCACAGAGCTTCTCGGGCACGCTCATTTCAGCCTTCACGCCGACCTTCATCAACGAATTCCGCGCGGGATTTCAACGCACGCCGATTCGCTTCGTGCCGCCCGAAGAAGGAGGATTGGCGGCCTTGGGCGCACGCTTGCCTCGATTACAAGGTGTGCCTGTGTCTCTGGTATTCGGAGCCTTCAGCAATCCGATCAACAATTTCGAGCAGCAGCAACGCGTCACTCCGGTCTATCAGTATACCGACACGGTGACGTGGATTCGCGGTAACCATGAGTTCCGCGGCGGCATCGAAGTACGGTTCATCCAGGCGAATTCGCGGGATACGGCAGGCGTGCGTCCCGTCGTGAGCTTGGGGGAAGCGCCAGCCAGTCAAGTGCCGCTGCCCCGCGAGGTGAATCCGAATAATGCCGCTTTGGCGCGCGCCATTCTATATGACCTCACCGGTTCGATCGCGCGCGTCGAGCAACAATATCGCACACCGGATGGGCGCACGCTCCTTCCGTTCCAAGCCGAGCACTTCGGCTTCCGCCATCGGCAGGTGAATCTCTTCTTCGGCGATTCGTGGCGGCTGCGGCGCACGCTGACCCTCATCTACGGGGTGCGGTACGAATATAACACCGTGCCATTTGAGGTGAACGGCTTGCTGGTGCAACCGACGCTTGGACCTGGGCACACGCGCTTCGCGGCGGCGCTCGGCATCTCCCATCGCACGGGCACGTGGGTCGATCTCTTTCAGCCCTCAGCGCCGGTGACCGACCCTCGCGCCATCGGCCCCGTCGGATTCGAGCTGGTGGGGCCAGGGCGGCCAAATCCGCTCTTTGGCGATGATCGGAATAATGTGGCTCCGGCATTCGGCTTAGCATGGAGTCCGCGCACGCGGCTGTGGGGCTTGCGCCATTTGCTCGGGCGCGAGACGCAGAGCGTACTGCGCGGGGGATATTACATCGGATACGAGGCCTTTCCGCTCGTCCTCTTCGCTCAATTCAGCCGTTTCAATCCTGGGATTTCGACCTCGGCCTTTCTCGTCCCAGCGGCGACGGCCGAAGCCGTGAGCCGATTGGACAATCCAATAGGCCTCACCTTGCCCGTGCCTTTGAGCGATACCCGCGCGCTGCGGCCGCCGGATTTTCAGCGACGCGATAGCGGGTTCTTCATAGATGAGAACATGCGCTCCCCCTACGTCCAGACGTGGAACCTCTCCTGGCAGCGCGAGCTGGACCGCGATACGGTCTTAGAGTTGCGCTACGTCGGCACCAAGGGGACTAAGCTCGTGCGCACGGCCAATCTCAACGAGATTAACATCATCGAGAACGGCCTGCGCGATGACTTCACTCTCTTGCGCGAGGAGCTGCTGCGCAGTGGCGATCCCATGGGATTCACCCCCTTGCGGTTTCCAAACCCCGCGGGCCCGTTGGCGCGCATCTTTCGCACGCCGGGCCGATTCCTCAACATCTTCGGCGCGCGCAATGATCTGCTGTTGGGAAATTACGTCCTCATCGCCTTCAACATTGATCGCCAGGTTTTTCAAGGCGCGCAAGGTGGATGGCTTGCGCTCGCCGGCCTTCCAGTGAACTTCATCAGCGCCAATCCGCAATTCGCCAGTGTCCTTTACATGTCGAATTTCTCTAACTCGACCTATCACGCGGCACAAATCGAGGTGCGCCGTCGCTTCGCGCGCGGGTTGCAGTTTCAGGCGAACTATACTTTCAGCCGTGCGCTTGGTGATGGGACCGATGACGGCACGGATCAATTCGCTTTCTCCTCGAATTTCCGAACGAATCGGAATCGGCGAATCGAGAAGCGGCGCTTGGTTTTCGATCGGGAGCATGTGCTCAAGGTTAATGCCATTTACGAGCTGCCGGTCGGACCTGGGCGCAAGTTCCTCGCGCGTCCAAGGGGATGGTTCGGCAAGCTGCTCGAAGGATGGCAAGTAGCGGGCATATTCCTCGTCTATTCCGGTGCGCCGCGTACGTTCAGTGCCGGTCGTTTCACGCTCTTTGGCGCTGGCGGGCTCAACGTCGTGCCCCCCAACCCGGCTCCCGGATTCGAGGTGCGTGGCTTCTCGGGGACAGTCACGCGCTTGCCCGATGGGGTCACATTCTTGCCTGGGGTGACCAATCCCTTCCAGGATCCCTTCGGGTTCAATCGCATGGTCTTGGACAAGACAGGTCGGATCATACTCCTCACTCCTGAGCCTGGAACGGCAGGCACACTCGGTGCCGGGACGTTCACCGATCCCGGCCAAGTTTATTTCGATGGCAGCCTCCTCAAACGCACGCGCGTGGCCGAACGTTGGAGCGTGGAGTTTCGAGCCGAGTTCTTCAATCTCTTCAACAACGTTAACTTCAGCGGCCCCAATCTCAACATCCAATCGCCGAGCTTCGGGCGCATCAGTGCACAAGCCAATTCGCCTCGCGTCATTCAATTCGCCCTCCGCGTGAGTTTTTGA
- a CDS encoding DUF1015 domain-containing protein — protein MARVYSFRAWRYNREKVGDLAAVVTQPYDKITPAMQERYYERSPYNFVRLILGKKFPGDTEANNVYTRAREELLRWVRQGVLVEDRAPAIYVYVQRYRVSPDEPVKMRKGFLALGQLEDFGRGVIFPHERTLRGPKEDRLRLLRTVRAHLEPIFVLYDDPAFEVLAVLDQYTAEPPEVAVTDEYGVEHWLWPVYAPGASEAIQQLMAPRPLVIADGHHRYETALIYRDEQRAHAGRVDEQQPYERMLMAFFNLRDEGLTILPTHRLIVNLEAFDSHRFLSVVARHFEVASLPLGDFSAETLARVRARLAEEGKRRMTFGLMFAGSAAFYLLGFRPTAETEAYCEGMTPLERTLDTAVLHRVLIEHGLGMSEEAIQSEQHLVYVREFEESARAVWEGRAQLGFFLNPTRVEQVYEMALSGRLMPQKSTDFYPKLLSGLVFYPLEKLPFTETE, from the coding sequence GTGGCAAGGGTCTATTCATTTCGAGCATGGCGATACAATCGGGAGAAAGTCGGCGACCTCGCTGCCGTCGTGACGCAGCCGTATGATAAGATCACCCCGGCGATGCAGGAGCGATACTATGAGCGGAGCCCGTATAATTTCGTCCGGTTGATTCTTGGGAAGAAATTCCCCGGGGACACGGAGGCGAATAACGTCTACACGCGAGCGCGCGAGGAGCTGCTTCGGTGGGTGCGCCAAGGAGTGCTCGTCGAGGATCGGGCCCCGGCGATCTACGTATATGTCCAGCGGTATCGCGTTTCGCCGGATGAGCCGGTGAAGATGAGGAAGGGATTTTTAGCGCTTGGACAGCTCGAGGATTTCGGACGAGGGGTCATCTTCCCGCATGAGCGCACGTTACGGGGACCGAAAGAGGATCGCTTGCGGTTACTTCGCACCGTGCGCGCTCACCTGGAGCCGATCTTCGTGCTCTATGATGATCCGGCGTTTGAGGTTCTTGCTGTCTTAGATCAGTACACCGCGGAACCGCCGGAGGTCGCAGTCACAGACGAGTATGGCGTCGAGCACTGGCTGTGGCCGGTATACGCCCCTGGGGCTAGTGAGGCGATCCAGCAACTGATGGCGCCACGACCGTTAGTGATCGCTGACGGTCATCATCGGTATGAGACGGCCTTGATCTATCGCGATGAGCAACGCGCCCACGCGGGGCGAGTGGATGAGCAGCAACCTTACGAGCGCATGCTCATGGCTTTTTTCAACCTGCGAGACGAGGGGCTGACGATCTTGCCGACGCATCGGTTGATCGTCAACTTGGAAGCATTCGATTCGCACAGATTTCTCAGCGTCGTCGCACGCCATTTTGAGGTGGCGAGTTTGCCTTTGGGGGACTTCTCGGCGGAGACGCTTGCTCGCGTGCGAGCACGCCTGGCGGAAGAGGGGAAGCGGCGGATGACCTTCGGCCTGATGTTCGCCGGAAGTGCGGCGTTTTATCTTCTCGGATTTCGACCGACGGCGGAGACGGAGGCGTACTGCGAAGGGATGACTCCGCTTGAGCGGACGCTGGATACGGCTGTGTTACATCGCGTGCTGATCGAGCACGGGCTTGGCATGAGCGAAGAAGCGATTCAGAGCGAACAACACCTTGTTTACGTCCGGGAATTCGAGGAGAGCGCGCGAGCCGTTTGGGAGGGGCGTGCCCAACTCGGCTTCTTCCTGAATCCGACGCGCGTGGAGCAGGTTTATGAGATGGCGCTCTCGGGGCGTCTCATGCCGCAAAAATCCACGGATTTTTATCCAAAGCTTCTCTCTGGGCTCGTCTTCTATCCGCTTGAGAAGCTTCCGTTCACTGAGACGGAGTAG